From the genome of Geobacter sp. SVR, one region includes:
- a CDS encoding flippase-like domain-containing protein: MRRLNLILLPIAAIFLYAMLKKIGWSDLGHYVKSIGHYWPLILVPYGVSNLLNAVSWKVLLVTEGERPSLWRLFMLRLAGESLNQLTPTASLGGEPFKAVRLHALGTPWRDATVSLIIQKGLQLLSLVLYIFVCIALAPFMLASNGLHLWGLVLSGLFLAGLAVVFVLVQRSNPCTMLVRLLKKFGMSPALIRDRETDLALLDADLAGYYREHPGRILASFAIFFLGWVLLAAEVFLIFDLMGHPVGWGEALCLDGLAMIFSAMGFMIPASLGIQDGGNVLLTLGFNLGAVLGGAFSIIRRLREAFWLLLGLVGLALEK, encoded by the coding sequence ATGCGCCGCCTTAACCTGATCCTGCTGCCCATTGCCGCCATCTTTCTGTATGCCATGCTGAAGAAGATCGGATGGTCCGATCTGGGACATTACGTGAAGAGTATCGGGCATTACTGGCCCCTGATCCTGGTGCCGTACGGAGTCTCGAACCTTCTGAACGCCGTGTCCTGGAAGGTGCTGCTGGTCACGGAGGGGGAACGCCCCTCGCTGTGGCGGCTCTTCATGCTTCGCCTGGCAGGAGAATCCCTCAATCAGCTCACCCCCACCGCCTCGCTGGGGGGGGAACCCTTCAAGGCGGTGCGCCTCCATGCCCTCGGCACCCCCTGGCGAGATGCGACCGTTTCGCTGATCATCCAAAAGGGCTTACAGCTTTTGAGCCTGGTCCTGTACATCTTCGTGTGCATCGCCCTCGCCCCGTTCATGCTCGCTTCCAACGGTCTTCATCTGTGGGGCCTCGTCCTGTCCGGCCTTTTCCTGGCGGGGCTGGCGGTGGTCTTCGTGCTCGTTCAGCGCAGCAATCCGTGCACCATGCTGGTCCGGCTGCTGAAAAAGTTCGGGATGAGCCCGGCCCTGATACGGGACAGGGAAACGGACCTGGCGCTTCTCGATGCGGATCTGGCCGGTTATTACCGCGAGCATCCCGGCCGCATCCTGGCCAGCTTCGCCATTTTCTTCCTGGGATGGGTGCTGCTGGCAGCGGAAGTATTTCTGATCTTCGACCTGATGGGTCATCCGGTCGGGTGGGGAGAGGCGCTCTGCCTGGACGGGCTGGCCATGATCTTTTCGGCCATGGGGTTCATGATCCCGGCTTCCTTGGGAATCCAGGACGGAGGCAACGTGCTGCTCACCCTCGGCTTTAACCTGGGAGCGGTCCTGGGGGGAGCCTTCAGCATCATCCGCCGTCTGCGCGAAGCGTTCTGGCTGCTGCTGGGGCTGGTGGGGCTGGCACTGGAGAAGTGA